In Lujinxingia sediminis, a single genomic region encodes these proteins:
- a CDS encoding J domain-containing protein: MSQDTEAVRHEIRQMHQSLAETSYYDLLGLASGLDDAIIKQQATKEFRQLAKKWHVDRFSAHDLGDDKKLVQEIFATINTAHQVLTDPEKRAEYDLQLTGANTDISSILTAENAFRKGQKMLETGAHAGAHEQFKIASENNADDLEYRAHFVYTEYLLIQKNAEGTPLNRTRAQEIFKELDTISMELTDRDWLLTFMGVVAEGLGRTREAEGLFHQAMQHNPRNVEAKRRLRLMDMRKNKKKGFFAQLMEKIKPS; this comes from the coding sequence ATGAGTCAAGATACCGAAGCCGTACGCCACGAGATTCGGCAGATGCATCAGAGCCTGGCCGAGACCAGCTATTACGATCTTCTGGGACTCGCGAGTGGACTCGATGACGCGATCATCAAGCAGCAGGCCACCAAAGAGTTTCGCCAGCTCGCCAAGAAGTGGCACGTCGACCGCTTCAGCGCGCATGATCTGGGGGATGATAAAAAGCTCGTCCAGGAGATCTTCGCCACCATCAACACCGCCCACCAGGTGCTCACAGACCCGGAGAAGCGCGCCGAATACGATCTTCAACTCACCGGTGCCAACACCGATATCAGCTCCATCCTCACCGCGGAAAACGCGTTTCGGAAGGGCCAGAAGATGCTTGAGACTGGTGCCCACGCCGGCGCGCATGAGCAGTTCAAAATCGCCAGCGAGAACAACGCTGACGACCTGGAGTACAGGGCGCACTTTGTCTACACCGAGTATCTGCTCATCCAGAAGAATGCCGAGGGAACACCGCTCAATCGCACCAGGGCTCAGGAGATCTTTAAAGAACTCGACACGATCAGCATGGAGCTTACCGACCGCGACTGGTTGCTCACCTTCATGGGGGTCGTTGCCGAAGGGCTCGGCCGCACACGCGAGGCCGAAGGGCTCTTTCATCAGGCGATGCAGCACAATCCCCGCAATGTGGAGGCCAAGCGCCGCCTGCGCCTGATGGATATGCGTAAGAATAAGAAAAAGGGGTTCTTTGCGCAGTTGATGGAGAAAATCAAACCATCCTGA
- a CDS encoding penicillin-binding transpeptidase domain-containing protein produces MTAGASPPVQEVERAQQVAERAAATDGAVRTLRLSAAREEAQAQARQRAERLVGVASSFEPVVFPALPDNWVAAGLDISKAEVVGDKLIQTLPSGARVVLTLDPELQSYLDQMLQANLVPHGGVVLMEPHTGRVLAMAENSRRGQEFDHFTRQAQAPSASVFKIVTAAALLEGEGVDPHQEVCYHGGTRGLTVRNIEGSPGLDNRCNDLEGALAWSINSLIAKQAFNNLSADELLAWAERFGYNQEIPFELPVQVSEAYRVEDPHERARAAAGFWHSHLSPIHGAMIGAAMANEGVMMRPTLIDRYEAPDGTTLYEFEPTVFREVMTPQTARKLSEMMVTTAERGTARRYFGQNRLFPRSVEVSGKTGTLSNQEPFLRFTWFVGFARHKEWEGDRGVAVAGLMANDPAWHLVGPQGASEGLRRYYQLASERRRTIDEAVASR; encoded by the coding sequence ATGACTGCCGGGGCCAGCCCCCCGGTGCAAGAGGTTGAACGCGCCCAGCAGGTCGCCGAGCGGGCTGCGGCCACCGACGGCGCCGTGCGCACGTTGCGCCTGAGCGCGGCGCGCGAGGAAGCACAGGCGCAGGCTCGCCAGCGCGCGGAGCGCCTGGTGGGTGTGGCGAGCAGCTTTGAGCCGGTGGTATTCCCGGCTCTTCCCGACAACTGGGTGGCTGCCGGTCTTGATATCTCCAAAGCGGAGGTCGTGGGCGATAAACTCATCCAGACACTTCCCAGCGGTGCGCGTGTGGTGCTCACCCTGGATCCGGAGTTGCAGTCCTACCTCGATCAGATGCTTCAGGCCAATCTCGTGCCCCACGGCGGCGTGGTGCTCATGGAGCCGCACACCGGCCGTGTGCTCGCCATGGCCGAGAACTCCCGTCGCGGGCAGGAGTTTGATCATTTTACCCGCCAGGCGCAGGCCCCCTCGGCGTCGGTTTTCAAGATCGTGACGGCCGCGGCACTCCTTGAGGGCGAAGGCGTCGATCCTCACCAGGAGGTTTGCTACCACGGGGGCACCCGGGGGCTGACCGTACGCAACATCGAGGGAAGCCCCGGGCTTGATAACCGCTGCAACGATCTTGAAGGCGCCCTGGCCTGGTCGATCAACTCGCTGATCGCCAAGCAGGCTTTCAACAACCTCTCTGCCGACGAGTTGTTGGCCTGGGCGGAGCGCTTTGGCTACAACCAGGAGATTCCCTTTGAGCTCCCGGTGCAGGTCAGCGAAGCCTACCGGGTTGAAGATCCGCATGAGCGTGCACGGGCGGCAGCCGGCTTCTGGCACTCGCACCTGAGCCCGATTCACGGCGCGATGATCGGCGCGGCGATGGCAAATGAGGGGGTGATGATGCGCCCCACCCTGATCGACCGCTATGAAGCACCCGACGGCACGACGCTCTATGAGTTTGAGCCGACGGTTTTCCGTGAGGTGATGACGCCGCAGACCGCGCGTAAGCTCAGTGAGATGATGGTGACCACGGCCGAGCGTGGTACGGCGCGTCGCTATTTCGGTCAGAACCGCCTTTTCCCGCGCTCGGTGGAGGTCAGCGGCAAGACCGGCACGCTCTCCAACCAGGAGCCCTTCCTACGGTTCACCTGGTTCGTTGGCTTTGCCCGTCATAAAGAATGGGAAGGCGATCGTGGTGTGGCCGTGGCCGGTCTGATGGCCAACGATCCGGCCTGGCACCTTGTGGGGCCGCAGGGCGCCAGTGAAGGTCTGCGCCGTTACTATCAGCTCGCCAGTGAGCGTCGTCGAACTATCGATGAGGCTGTTGCCTCACGCTGA
- a CDS encoding ABC-F family ATP-binding cassette domain-containing protein: MIRLDTISKAYGNDELFRNLNWQLSPGQKIGLVGPNGAGKTTLFRVIVGQEEADRGEVIQPRGVRVGYLPQELAVEEQGSVLDLVLGGRQDLLDMERDLQRAEEALARGESSEQASAAYADLQEQFRVRGGYEFRSRAREIAAGMGFSNEEMDAPIQTFSGGWQMRALLSRLLLFRPEVLLLDEPTNHLDLESIEWLEKFLSGYEGTIIVISHDRYFLNRLVDTIAELSGGQVQLYKGNYDNFIKERRERRERIVTQAAEQAKEIAQIEEFIERFRYKASKARQAQSRIKQLEKIERIVVPPDYEATIGFEFPAPPRIGKVALEARQVSKRFDDNIIYEGVDFVLERGDHVALVGPNGAGKTTLLKMLAGRLQPDEGEVVEGHNVQLRYFAQHSVDQLDLRRTVLQEMEASATMESASRVRSILGAFLFSGDDVHKPISVLSGGEKGRLALAKMLLEPAGVLLLDEPTNHLDISSRQVLEHALKHFEGAFCVISHDRYFLNEVVNKVVLVEDGQLKLYPGTYEEFRWRRERELESEDQGQGTVSAASPSSSVSDGPLVSRKDQRRALAEIRKRRDAETRTLRAQLKKLEAKIEALETEHSELQTKLADPATYDAGDEVAGINQRFHAVEEELTEVLMAWEEQGAAVEAIEQRYAEEEAAVRES; this comes from the coding sequence ATGATTCGTCTCGACACCATCAGCAAAGCCTACGGCAACGACGAGCTCTTCCGAAACCTCAACTGGCAGCTCTCACCGGGTCAGAAAATCGGCCTGGTTGGTCCCAACGGCGCCGGGAAAACGACCCTCTTCCGAGTTATCGTCGGCCAGGAGGAGGCCGACCGCGGCGAGGTCATCCAGCCGCGCGGTGTGCGCGTGGGCTACCTGCCTCAGGAGCTCGCTGTCGAAGAGCAGGGCAGTGTGCTCGACCTCGTGCTGGGAGGGCGCCAGGATCTGCTCGACATGGAGCGTGACCTGCAGCGGGCCGAGGAGGCGCTCGCCAGGGGCGAGAGCAGCGAACAGGCCAGCGCGGCCTACGCCGACCTTCAGGAGCAGTTTCGGGTGCGCGGCGGCTACGAATTTCGCAGCCGTGCCCGTGAGATTGCCGCCGGCATGGGCTTTAGCAACGAGGAGATGGACGCCCCCATTCAGACCTTCTCCGGGGGATGGCAGATGCGCGCACTTCTCTCGCGTCTGCTCCTCTTTCGGCCCGAGGTGCTCCTTCTCGATGAGCCCACAAACCACCTTGATCTGGAGAGCATCGAATGGCTCGAGAAGTTCTTGAGTGGCTACGAGGGCACCATCATCGTCATCAGCCACGACCGCTACTTCTTGAACCGCCTCGTCGACACCATCGCCGAACTCAGCGGCGGCCAGGTTCAGCTGTATAAGGGCAATTACGACAACTTCATCAAGGAGCGCCGCGAACGACGCGAGCGTATCGTCACCCAGGCAGCCGAGCAGGCCAAAGAGATCGCGCAGATCGAAGAATTCATCGAGCGCTTTCGTTATAAAGCCTCCAAGGCCCGCCAGGCCCAGAGCCGCATCAAGCAACTCGAGAAGATCGAACGTATCGTGGTCCCGCCCGACTACGAGGCGACCATCGGATTTGAGTTCCCGGCCCCTCCGCGCATCGGCAAAGTCGCTCTGGAGGCCCGGCAGGTTTCCAAACGCTTCGACGACAACATCATCTACGAAGGCGTCGACTTTGTGCTTGAGCGCGGCGACCACGTCGCGCTCGTTGGCCCTAACGGCGCCGGAAAGACCACGCTCCTCAAGATGCTCGCCGGACGCCTTCAGCCCGATGAGGGCGAGGTTGTTGAAGGGCATAATGTGCAGCTCCGCTACTTCGCGCAGCACTCGGTCGATCAGCTGGATCTTCGGCGCACAGTTCTCCAGGAGATGGAGGCCAGCGCCACCATGGAGTCGGCCAGTCGCGTGCGCTCGATCCTGGGGGCCTTTCTCTTCAGCGGCGACGACGTTCACAAACCCATCTCGGTGTTATCCGGAGGGGAGAAGGGCCGCCTGGCGCTGGCGAAAATGCTGCTGGAGCCCGCCGGCGTGTTGCTCCTGGATGAGCCCACCAACCACCTCGACATCTCGTCTCGCCAGGTGCTGGAGCACGCGCTCAAGCACTTCGAGGGGGCTTTCTGCGTCATCAGCCACGACCGCTACTTCCTCAATGAGGTCGTCAATAAAGTCGTGCTTGTCGAGGACGGCCAGCTCAAGCTCTACCCGGGCACCTACGAGGAGTTTCGCTGGCGACGCGAACGCGAGCTGGAGTCCGAAGACCAGGGGCAGGGGACCGTGAGCGCTGCCAGCCCGTCCTCGTCGGTGTCGGATGGCCCCCTGGTGTCCCGCAAAGACCAACGACGGGCCCTGGCCGAAATCCGCAAGCGCCGCGACGCCGAGACGCGCACGCTTCGCGCGCAACTCAAAAAGCTCGAAGCGAAGATCGAGGCGCTGGAAACCGAACATAGCGAACTCCAGACAAAACTCGCTGATCCGGCGACCTACGATGCCGGCGATGAGGTCGCCGGCATCAACCAGCGCTTCCATGCGGTGGAGGAAGAACTCACTGAGGTGCTCATGGCCTGGGAGGAGCAAGGCGCTGCCGTCGAAGCCATCGAGCAACGCTACGCCGAGGAAGAAGCGGCGGTTCGGGAGAGCTGA